The Methanomicrobia archaeon genomic interval ACGATCGGGCGGCAGCAGCGTGCGGATCTGTATCGGCTCGATGCGAGACGGCCACCGCAGCTCGTCGCTCCGGATGCCTGCTTCGAGATCTCAGAGCGCGTTTCATCGCGTGGCGAGCTCCTCATAGCGCCCACTGAACTGGAGATTACGGCCGTTTCAGAACAGGTGCGCGCATGGGGACTGGAATCACTCGCCATCTGCTTCCTGTTCTCGTTCCTGAACCCGGTAAACGAGCGCAAGGTCCGTGATGCACTTATAGAAGAAGGCTTCTCTGTCTCCTGCTCATCCGAGGTCTTACCGGAGTTCCGTGAGTATGAGCGGATGTCCACAACGGTCATGGACGCGTACCTGAAACGAATCGTTGCACGCTATCTGGCCAGGATGGAGCAGCTTTTGAGGCAGAACGGCGTGAAGCAGTTTTATGTCATGCAATCCAACGGTGGTGTCGTTAAGGCGGCAGTGATGAAGCATAAGCCCGTGAACATGCTGCTCTCAGGCCCGGCGGGCGGGGTTGCGGCGGCACGCTACCTGTGCACACTCACGGGCCTGAAGAATCTCATAACCGTTGACATGGGCGGCACGAGTGCGGATGTCTCTGCCATCGTCAACGGATCAGTATCCTGGACGTCTGACGGTAGCATCAATGGTCTCCCGATAAAGCTCCCGATGGTTGATGTTGTCACGGTTGGCGCGGGCGGCGGGAGCATCGCATGGCTCGACGAAGGCGGTGCGTTACGCGTCGGCCCGGGGAGTGCGGGCGCTGTTCCCGGCCCCGTCTGCTACGATCTTGGCGGAGCCGACGTCACGGTCACCGACTGCGATCTCCTGTGCGGCTATCTCGATCCGTCATATTTCCTCGGCGGCGAGATGATCCTGGATGCGGAAAAGGCGAGGCGACGCGTGGAGCGCTTCGCAGACGAGATGGGACTCGCATACGAGGAGACGATCCTGGGCGTCGGGAAGATTGTGAACGCGAATATGATCAAGGCGTTGCGCGTGGTCTCGGTGGAGCGCGGGCTTGATACGCGCGAGTTCGCTCTGTGCGCGTTCGGTGGTGCGGGCCCTGTTCATGCGGTGGCACTGGCACGTGAATTAGGGCTGCCCACCGTAATCGTTCCCGTCGCCTCCGGAGTCTTCTCAGCCTACGGTATTCTCGTCTCTGACCTGCAACAGGATTACAGTCGCACCCATCCTCTGCGCCTGCATGCGGGAGATACAGAAGCGGATGCCGCGGTGCAGGCGACGCTGGACGAATTTGCCGTGGCCGCCGAGCACGAGCTTGCGGAACAGGGGATCGCCTTCACCGAGGCAACGCTGGTACCGTCAGTGGATATGCGGTACCTCGGCCAGAGCTACGAGCTCAACGTAGATTTCACGACTGTTGCGGACGCGCGGGCGCGTTTTCACCAGGAACATCAAAAGCGCTACGGCTACGCGATGCCCGCGGAGGCCGTTGAGCTGGTGACCATACGGTTGCGCGTGCTCGTTCCCCGCGCGAAACCGATACCCTCTCTGGTGCCGGCGGGCAAAGCAGCTAAACCAGAGGTATATAGAGCTGTTCTCTTCGAAGAGGGCTGGCAGAGAACGCCGATCTTCCGGCGCGCGGCGCTGCCCGCGCACGTTGAGCTCGAAGGCCCGGCGATTATAGCTGCAACGGACTCGACCACGGTCGTGCCGCCCGATAGTCAGTTCGGGGTGGACGGCTATGGAAATATCACTATTAGTGCCTCTCTTGATTAGAGCTACCTCACCACCTGTGGTTCTCTCTACCTATATGCTGGCACACGCTAAACGTTATATGATCTATCTCGTGTGCTCCGCACGGGACTGGCCGAGCACGGTGCGAAGCAGAAGGTCACAGCTGGTGGATGCAGATGCGCGCACGACTGCCTATCCTGATTTCAATTCCGCACGGCGGCGATGCTATCCCACCAGAGGTGCGTGACCGCGTGGCGCTTACGTCGCGCGATATCTTCTTCGACACTGACCCCTTCACCCGTCAGATCTATAATCTTCGCGAGCAGGTAACGGTGGTTATCGAGAACCCTATAGCACGCTCAATCGTTGACGTGAACCGCGCGCCCGATGACCGCCCACCAGCGAACCAGGACGGCGTCATCAAAACCCGAACGGCCCTGGGTAAACCGGTTTACAAACCGGGCAGGTTCCCTGACGCTGCACTGGTCAATGACTTGCTGGCACGCTATTACTACCCCTACCACAGGAACCTGGAGCGGCTCATGACTCAGCACGAGCTTCGCCTGGCGCTTGACTGCCACAGTATGCTCCCGGTTTCACCACCGACGAGCGATAATTCCGGCAGGCGCAGACCGCTTATCTGCGTGAGCAACCGCGGTGACGGTCAGGGCCGGCAAACAGCAACACAGGGGCCCCTCACCTGCCCGCGAGCATGGCTGCTGCAGCTCGCAGACGCGTTTCAGCAGGTTTTTGACGGTAACGGCGACGATAGGGTCGCGCTCAACACCCCCTTCCTCGGTGGCTACATCTCACAGACTCATGCCCGGAGCAGTGCTATCCCCTGGATACAGGTCGAGTTGAACCGGGACCTGTATCTCACCGAGCGCTATTTCGACCCGCAGACCCCTGAGATTTTCCTGCGACGACTTGAAGAGCTGCGGGGAATGGTAGTAACCGTGCTGGAGCGTTTCTTAACGGTGATCGAAATGCGGTAGCGTGACTGGTAAGCGTCGGGCTGATGCGCGGCGCGGTGGCTCAGTATACGCGAATCCAAAAGTTGTTTCGTATCTCTTACCAATCTCCTCTTTGGAGATGCATGAACGTACGATGCGATGCAGAAGATAGCGCCGTTTGAGGCGCATGCAGTACGCTACGATACCTGGTTCGAGCGTTACCCGTATGTGTACGAATCCGAGCTCCTGGCGGTGCAGAAACAGCTGGAGGAATGCAGAAAGGGGCTTGAAATCGGCGTGGGCACCGGGCGTTTCGCCGCACCACTGGGGATCCCGGTAGGCGTGGAGCCGTCCCGGGCAAGGGGGCAGCTCGCGCGACGGCGAGGACTTGAGCTCGTTATAGGTCTCGCAGAGGCGCTTCCCTTTCGCGATGCACAGTTCGATTGTGTACTCATGGTTACCGTTGTCTGTTTCCTCGAAGCGCTCGAGACAGCACTCCGAGAGGCCTATCGGGTTCTTCAACCTGGAGGACGGCTGGTCATTGGCCTTATTGATAAACAGAGCGCGCTGGGGCAGCAGTATCAGCAAAAGCGAAAGAAAAATCCGTATTTTCGGCTGGCAACTTTTTATTCCGTGGACGAGGTGGTGCTCCAGTTGAAAGCGGTGGGCTTTTCCGGTTTCCGGTTCTCCCAAACGATTTATCACCCCCTGGATGAGATACATGAGCGAGAGCCCGTACGTCCGGGCTACGGAGCCGGCGGCTTTGTCGTGATACGTGCGTGCGCGAAAATGAACGAAGGTCAAGCGAAGATATTCACGGACTGAAAGGGAATGACGATGAACCCCATACTGCTGGAGCTACTGAAGAATGCCTTTTCCGCCGTGCCTGAGGAGATGGGCGCGGTGCTGAAGCGCACGGCCTTCTCACCAAACATCAAAGAGCGAATGGACGCGTCCTGCGCGATCTTTGACGCGCAGGGAAGAATGCTGGCTCAGGCCGAGCATATCCCCGTTCATCTCGGTGCGATGCCGCTCACCGTTGCGTTTGCCATCACCGTGTTTCCAGCATTACAGGAAGGGGACCAGATCGTGGTGAATGACCCGTATCACGGTGGCTCGCACCTTCCTGATCTTACGGTGCTCAAGCCGGTCTTTTTTGCCGGGGCAATCGCCGGGTACGTGGTCAACCGGGCGCACCATGCGGACATCGGTGGCATCTCGCCCGGGTCAATGCCCGGGACGAGCACGGACATCTTCCAGGAGGGGCTTATCATACCGCCCTGCAGGCTGGTCGCCCGCGGCCAGGAGAATCGTGACGTATTCGCGCTCATCCGCTCGAATACACGCACGCCGACCGAACGTATTGGAGATATACGGGCGCAGATCGCGGCGAATAACCTCGGCGAGCGGCGCGTGGTCGAGCTTATCAGTAAATACAGTAGGGCTACGTATCAGGCGTTCACGGAACGTATTACGGCGTACAGCGAGCGGCGGATGCGGCACGCAATCATGGCGATGCCCAACGGGACCTTCATTGCAGAGGACGTCCTGGATGACGATGGGATTACCGGAGCGCCGGTAAAGCTTGTGGTGGCCGTGACCATCACCGATGACACGATCGCGATCGACTTTGAAGGCACCGATCGCCAGCGAGCCGGGAATATTAACGCACCATACGCAGTAACGCTCTCTGCAGTCTATTATGTCCTGCGCGCGGTGACCGATCCAGGAATTCCGCCGAATTATGGCTGCTATCTCCCGGTTACCGTCCATGTGCCCGTGGGAACGGTACTGAATCCTGTACACCCTGCAGCAGTGGCCAGCGGGAATGTCGAGACCGCGCAACGGATCGTGGACGTTCTTCTCCTCGCCCTCTATAAAGCGCTGCCCCATACAGTACCCGCGCAATCGCAGGGCACGATGAACAATGTGGCCATCGGCGGCCGGATCGGAGATTCTGGTGAATGCTTCAGCTATTACGAGACCATTGCTGGTGGTCAGGGTGCATTGCCCTACAAAGACGGCGAGGACGGGATCCACACCCACATGACCAACACGGCGAATACACCGATTGAGGCTTTAGAGCTCGCATATCCCTTGCGGATCGAGGCATACGAGCTCATACCGGGATCCGGCGGTGCAGGCAGGTTCTCCGGTGGTCGGGGTGTTCGACGGGCTCTACGGATACTGACCGATCACGCGACGCTCTCCATTCAATCAGATCGTCGAACCTATCCCCCCAAGGGCTTGGACGGCGGCGCGGATGGTAGAGCCGGGCAGAACTATCTCCTGCGAGACGGGAAGCGAATGGATCTCCCCGCAAAGGTAACCATGACGCTTGAGCGGGGTGATCTGGTGGTGATTGAGACGCCGGGCGGCGGTGGCTATGGCGCAGTTCCGTGAAGTCCGCTCACGGTGCAAAGCAAACAATCTCAAATCCCGTCCAGAACGTCAACCTTATATGCCCGCAGCGCCCTTGAGGCAAGTAACGGAAGAGGTGTGGGTGATCGCAATGTGTAGTGCAGGAGGCGGGGATTTCGACCTCGAGATTGAGCAGTTGCAGGTCGAGCGGTACAAGTGTAACGACTGCGGCAATAAGTTCGATGCACTGGGCGAGAAGGTCGTCTGCCCGTCGTGCATGTCCGAGAACGTTGAGAAGGCCTAAGGCAGGGTTTGGAGGCCTGAGCAGTAGCTGTATAATAAGAGCTAAAAGAAACGCTCAGCTTGAGTCAGGTCTCGGTCCACTACCGGGAGCGCGAAGATGAAGAAAGAGTTCGCTACCTTAATGGACGGGTTGACGGCCATACATGCCGATCTCAAACTCATTCCGACTGAGATCATTGCGGTCGCCGACTGGGTACGCTGGAAGTGCCAGTATGGGTGCAGGGCATACGGTAAACACCTGAGCTGCCCGCCGTATACGCCCTCGGTGGAGGAGACGCGCCGGCTGATCCAGTGCTACGAGCGCGCCCTCGTCGCGCGCTTCGAGGCGATACCGAACGAGACCGTGCCACCGCGCCGCATCCATCATTATCTCTGGGATGCGATTCGGATCGTGCACGACACGATGTTCGAATTGGAGCGGTATGCCTTTCTCTCCGGCTATTACCAGGCGTTTGCCATGGTTGCACTGCCCTGTACGTACTGTGAGGACTGCCTGCCGGAACGCGAAGGCCTTGAGCTGGATCAGGTACCAAAGCGATTCTGCACGCACCAGGGCAAGGTGCGGCCAGCGATGGAGGCCTGTGGGATCGACGTGATCACAACGGTGCGGGACGCTGGCTACGAGCTCGAGGTGCTCACCTCATCGGGCGAGAAAATCGTCCTCTTCGGGCTACTTTTAATCGACTGACTGACTGACAGCAAAGAATGCGTGCTCGTGTGACCGCGGGACGGCGTTACCTGGCAAAAGCTATGAAGATGCTGTAACGGACGAACGAGCCCTTCGCGCTGCCGCGCACCGCTCGCCGATACGATCGCCGTCGACACCGTATTGCTCCAGTCCCGGGACGATGACCCGCACCACCGGCACACCAATCGCCTCACGCGTCACGTTCACCACGATCACCCGTTCAAATCCCCGCTCGTTGAGCCGCGTCAACACGTGCTTGATGTCCTCGCGGAAATCGTTGGTGTCCAGCGATCGCGTCGCAGCGGCGGCAAAATCCTCATGCCGCACCATCTCGAACCAGTGCTGGTTCTGCTTGCGCATCCACTCGTAGCCCATCAGCCTGTTCATGGCCGTTGCGGGCGATCCGCTGCGCGCACCATGAATCTGCGTCAGTCTGCTCTGTGCCACCTCCGTGATCGCACGCTTGAGCGCCACGCTCGCATTCGTGTGCGTGCCCATCCCGATGGTGAGCAGTGTCGGGTCTTGTAAGTGCTCGTCGTCCGAGACTGCCGCGAAGGTCGGCACCCCGACGTCGCTCGTGATCTCGCGTATGAGCACGGAAACGGAAACATTCAGGAATTTATCCACGAGCGCACGTATCTCGCCATCCGGTACGCGCACCAGCGGGCCGGTATCCCGAGTGGCCTCTACCAGCGACCATGCATCACGCTCGATCACCTCCGCGAGCCCGTGAAAGATCGCTTCTTCCAGCTCATTACCGCCTGCCAGCCCGTTCGTATTCGTGCGGAACAGTCTGTTTCGGTCGTATGGTGGCGATAAGGGGTGAAAGACCGCATTGGCCGGCACGTAGATCGATTCATCCTGCAGCAGATCGTACCCTTCTACCCAGGGAATGCGTATGTGCTCGACGTCTCGCACATAACCGGGGAGAATCAAGTTGCTGGGGTTCAGCACATGCTCACGCTTCTCCAGGCGCGCATAGCTCTCCATTACCAGCTCGCGGTCCCCCACTTCCGCCGAGCAGCGCTCGACTGCTTCCATGATCGCGGAGACCTGAGCTTCTTCTGGTGTCGTTCCTTTACCGTTGTGGACGGTCACCGTGCCGCTCGCGGCACTCGGGCGGCGGCAGATAAAGACCGGTATCCCTATCCGATCAAGTCCGGTGATGTCGGTAACTTCAGTGACACC includes:
- a CDS encoding SAM-dependent methyltransferase yields the protein MQKIAPFEAHAVRYDTWFERYPYVYESELLAVQKQLEECRKGLEIGVGTGRFAAPLGIPVGVEPSRARGQLARRRGLELVIGLAEALPFRDAQFDCVLMVTVVCFLEALETALREAYRVLQPGGRLVIGLIDKQSALGQQYQQKRKKNPYFRLATFYSVDEVVLQLKAVGFSGFRFSQTIYHPLDEIHEREPVRPGYGAGGFVVIRACAKMNEGQAKIFTD
- a CDS encoding N-formylglutamate amidohydrolase yields the protein MQMRARLPILISIPHGGDAIPPEVRDRVALTSRDIFFDTDPFTRQIYNLREQVTVVIENPIARSIVDVNRAPDDRPPANQDGVIKTRTALGKPVYKPGRFPDAALVNDLLARYYYPYHRNLERLMTQHELRLALDCHSMLPVSPPTSDNSGRRRPLICVSNRGDGQGRQTATQGPLTCPRAWLLQLADAFQQVFDGNGDDRVALNTPFLGGYISQTHARSSAIPWIQVELNRDLYLTERYFDPQTPEIFLRRLEELRGMVVTVLERFLTVIEMR
- a CDS encoding hydantoinase/oxoprolinase family protein, translated to MVRGSIWGLNAMPISTDIGGTFTDFVVLEGGRMRTFKVPSTPDQPERAIEIGLARCAPATVFSHGTTLATNAVLERKGAKTGLLTTKGFAAILTIGRQQRADLYRLDARRPPQLVAPDACFEISERVSSRGELLIAPTELEITAVSEQVRAWGLESLAICFLFSFLNPVNERKVRDALIEEGFSVSCSSEVLPEFREYERMSTTVMDAYLKRIVARYLARMEQLLRQNGVKQFYVMQSNGGVVKAAVMKHKPVNMLLSGPAGGVAAARYLCTLTGLKNLITVDMGGTSADVSAIVNGSVSWTSDGSINGLPIKLPMVDVVTVGAGGGSIAWLDEGGALRVGPGSAGAVPGPVCYDLGGADVTVTDCDLLCGYLDPSYFLGGEMILDAEKARRRVERFADEMGLAYEETILGVGKIVNANMIKALRVVSVERGLDTREFALCAFGGAGPVHAVALARELGLPTVIVPVASGVFSAYGILVSDLQQDYSRTHPLRLHAGDTEADAAVQATLDEFAVAAEHELAEQGIAFTEATLVPSVDMRYLGQSYELNVDFTTVADARARFHQEHQKRYGYAMPAEAVELVTIRLRVLVPRAKPIPSLVPAGKAAKPEVYRAVLFEEGWQRTPIFRRAALPAHVELEGPAIIAATDSTTVVPPDSQFGVDGYGNITISASLD
- a CDS encoding YcaO-related McrA-glycine thioamidation protein, whose translation is MELKSCIKRYKRGTHRAVPPAETLSRVESKLPAAGVTEVTDITGLDRIGIPVFICRRPSAASGTVTVHNGKGTTPEEAQVSAIMEAVERCSAEVGDRELVMESYARLEKREHVLNPSNLILPGYVRDVEHIRIPWVEGYDLLQDESIYVPANAVFHPLSPPYDRNRLFRTNTNGLAGGNELEEAIFHGLAEVIERDAWSLVEATRDTGPLVRVPDGEIRALVDKFLNVSVSVLIREITSDVGVPTFAAVSDDEHLQDPTLLTIGMGTHTNASVALKRAITEVAQSRLTQIHGARSGSPATAMNRLMGYEWMRKQNQHWFEMVRHEDFAAAATRSLDTNDFREDIKHVLTRLNERGFERVIVVNVTREAIGVPVVRVIVPGLEQYGVDGDRIGERCAAARRARSSVTASS
- a CDS encoding zinc ribbon domain-containing protein is translated as MCSAGGGDFDLEIEQLQVERYKCNDCGNKFDALGEKVVCPSCMSENVEKA
- a CDS encoding hydantoinase B/oxoprolinase family protein is translated as MNPILLELLKNAFSAVPEEMGAVLKRTAFSPNIKERMDASCAIFDAQGRMLAQAEHIPVHLGAMPLTVAFAITVFPALQEGDQIVVNDPYHGGSHLPDLTVLKPVFFAGAIAGYVVNRAHHADIGGISPGSMPGTSTDIFQEGLIIPPCRLVARGQENRDVFALIRSNTRTPTERIGDIRAQIAANNLGERRVVELISKYSRATYQAFTERITAYSERRMRHAIMAMPNGTFIAEDVLDDDGITGAPVKLVVAVTITDDTIAIDFEGTDRQRAGNINAPYAVTLSAVYYVLRAVTDPGIPPNYGCYLPVTVHVPVGTVLNPVHPAAVASGNVETAQRIVDVLLLALYKALPHTVPAQSQGTMNNVAIGGRIGDSGECFSYYETIAGGQGALPYKDGEDGIHTHMTNTANTPIEALELAYPLRIEAYELIPGSGGAGRFSGGRGVRRALRILTDHATLSIQSDRRTYPPKGLDGGADGRAGQNYLLRDGKRMDLPAKVTMTLERGDLVVIETPGGGGYGAVP
- a CDS encoding DUF2284 domain-containing protein codes for the protein MKKEFATLMDGLTAIHADLKLIPTEIIAVADWVRWKCQYGCRAYGKHLSCPPYTPSVEETRRLIQCYERALVARFEAIPNETVPPRRIHHYLWDAIRIVHDTMFELERYAFLSGYYQAFAMVALPCTYCEDCLPEREGLELDQVPKRFCTHQGKVRPAMEACGIDVITTVRDAGYELEVLTSSGEKIVLFGLLLID